In Bacillota bacterium, the following are encoded in one genomic region:
- a CDS encoding sulfatase-like hydrolase/transferase: MNIEFREKCITTLCAASLFSLTVLFFGPSYLYFTNILEFPYLFSDVWYLFASISLLCILVISAILLPLKSSIHRKAVSLLFAFAFLLWLQGNILVWNYGVLDGKEIPWNNYKIYGFIDTAVWLVVVTFTFIKSNFIYNLIKKISIGLILIQIVSTAVVWYQAPEQPEWKRYALSEESKYNFSSEKNVIILVLDTFQTDIFQELINEHPEYSNTFQGFTYFRNAVGGFPTTYPSIPLILTGQYYDNSVPIQEFIKKAYSNSSIPLILNQNGYQVELFTSLNVIYPNSDILSNLMLRKDIDNINNYIYELYGITFFRYMPHS; encoded by the coding sequence ATGAATATCGAATTTCGGGAAAAATGCATTACAACTTTATGTGCGGCATCATTGTTTTCATTGACAGTCCTGTTTTTCGGGCCATCATATTTATATTTTACTAACATATTAGAGTTTCCTTATTTATTTTCTGATGTTTGGTATTTGTTTGCATCTATTTCCTTGCTTTGTATTCTGGTAATATCAGCAATATTATTGCCCCTGAAATCTTCCATACATCGAAAGGCTGTTTCTTTATTATTTGCCTTCGCGTTTTTGTTGTGGCTTCAGGGGAATATACTTGTTTGGAATTATGGGGTATTGGATGGCAAGGAAATTCCATGGAATAATTATAAGATTTATGGATTTATAGATACGGCGGTATGGTTAGTTGTCGTAACTTTTACGTTTATAAAAAGTAATTTTATTTATAACCTAATTAAGAAAATAAGTATAGGACTTATCCTGATCCAAATTGTTTCAACTGCTGTTGTGTGGTATCAGGCGCCCGAACAGCCTGAGTGGAAGAGATATGCTCTTAGTGAAGAATCAAAATACAATTTTTCTTCTGAAAAGAACGTAATAATACTTGTATTAGATACATTTCAAACTGATATTTTTCAAGAACTGATTAATGAACATCCCGAGTATTCTAATACGTTTCAGGGTTTTACATATTTTCGCAATGCTGTTGGGGGGTTTCCTACTACATATCCATCCATTCCATTGATATTAACAGGACAATATTATGATAATTCAGTTCCTATACAAGAATTTATTAAGAAAGCCTATTCTAATTCGTCTATTCCACTTATATTAAATCAGAACGGTTATCAAGTAGAATTGTTCACTAGTCTTAATGTCATTTATCCTAATAGTGACATTTTATCAAATTTGATGTTAAGAAAAGATATTGACAATATAAACAATTATATATATGAATTATATGGTATTACATTCTTTAGATATATGCCTCATTCT